One uncultured Methanobrevibacter sp. genomic window carries:
- a CDS encoding glycosyltransferase — translation MSKVKISVIVPVFNVEDYLHCSLDSVLNQSLRDIEVICVDDGSTDGSLGILEDYARKDERIKIISKENEGQGTARNVGIDNARGEFIAFVDSDDFIDKTMLEKLYNKAVNQNLDLVMCKVSSFDNVTHEIDDNLWYYSLKCFNGFKKDIFNNKDTKKFTHLISVTPYNKLYRNSFIQENSIRFPDKYIFEDEVFFYEVYLKARRISLVNENLYYYRTNRVGSTVSNDSDKDYSDVIHIFGLIRELLVDTGYLALYKKQVYNRFIHLILWRFTQTAPVYRENFFNLMKKDFNTILNTNNTSNEVTLSVDDLDSKIKSRALKVLNASDLEEFEESDSCKIFSIVMAVYNNEDYLVDAIDSLTVQSFGFEHNVELIIVDDGSTDDSLKVAQEYQVRYPDNIKVLSKKNGGQASARNLGLKHVRGSFVNFMDSDDKLSPGTLQAVYDFICCNEDSGVDVVSVPITFFDNQEGSHILNYKYSRERVIDLLSEPNYPQLSASSAFVRRCAIKGLEFDECLVNSEDAVFINKILVNNPKLGVVKNNNANYLYRKRFDESSTIDNSKKKKGFFTDRLKYYFKELINYSIKECGEVLDFIQYVLVYDIQWMVKVEDLESILNKNEIQVFWRYFIDVLSYLDEGIIGSYKKLDGNVRDFLLAIKKSDLNEYTIKDLEMDDRLGIHRFYIDIVNLKNNGCLCISGLLMSNFNPDDIKIKALCQGEEFIAERFVYPTRKPLKFLSIEFKYPYDFDLEIPLDMVRDEELKICALNSEGSFDLPITFEKHARLSFSSNYMVKNDDIVVFKDNRFYVSSYSFFKMLKLEYACLMKIYHDKGPYFTSALCFRLVYVLLYPFLRNKEIWLFMDRRTAADDNAEHLFKYASSINDNVKKYFTVSGDSKDYGRLKRDYGNVLPFYSVKQRLVYLFADKIISSHPDENILNPFYGKNGDLYSGLITCDKYFLQHGVTKDNISKWIRKYDKDLSLILTVSDIERESFLGKDYNYPDEVVQTLGFPRFDKLENKDVKKQILIMPSWREDIQKNEFRLKKSKYFKGLNSLLNNKELIEYCKSNGYRLVFRPHPNLFKFIDLFDLNDDIIVEDEKTYNCLFNESMLLVTDYSSVAFDFAYLKKPVVYYQYSDDYNFDLSESYFDYETMGFGEVIKNETDLINLIKSYIDTDCSMKEVYNQRVDDFYKYTDKKNSTRVYNWIQKN, via the coding sequence ATGTCGAAGGTTAAGATTTCTGTTATAGTTCCTGTGTTTAATGTTGAGGATTATTTGCATTGTTCTTTGGATAGTGTTTTGAATCAGTCATTAAGGGATATTGAAGTGATTTGTGTTGATGATGGGTCAACTGATGGTTCTTTAGGTATTTTGGAAGATTATGCTAGGAAAGATGAAAGAATCAAGATAATTTCTAAAGAAAATGAAGGTCAAGGAACTGCACGTAATGTAGGAATTGATAATGCAAGGGGAGAATTCATTGCTTTTGTTGATTCTGATGATTTTATTGATAAAACTATGTTAGAAAAACTTTATAATAAAGCTGTTAATCAAAATTTAGATTTAGTCATGTGTAAAGTTTCTTCATTTGATAATGTGACTCATGAAATTGATGATAATTTATGGTATTATTCACTTAAGTGTTTTAATGGTTTTAAAAAAGATATATTTAATAATAAGGATACAAAGAAATTCACTCATTTAATCTCAGTAACTCCATATAATAAATTATATAGAAATTCTTTTATTCAGGAAAACAGTATCCGATTTCCAGATAAATATATTTTTGAAGATGAGGTCTTTTTTTATGAGGTTTATCTTAAAGCTAGGCGTATATCATTAGTTAATGAGAATTTGTATTATTATAGGACAAATAGGGTGGGATCAACAGTTTCTAATGACTCTGATAAAGATTATAGTGATGTTATTCATATTTTTGGTTTGATTCGTGAGTTGTTGGTGGATACGGGTTATTTGGCTTTGTATAAAAAGCAGGTGTATAATCGTTTTATTCATCTTATTTTGTGGCGTTTTACCCAAACTGCACCAGTGTATCGTGAGAACTTTTTTAATTTGATGAAAAAAGATTTTAACACAATACTAAACACAAATAATACTAGTAATGAGGTTACTTTGAGTGTGGATGATTTGGATTCTAAGATAAAATCAAGGGCTCTTAAGGTTTTAAATGCCAGTGATCTTGAGGAGTTTGAGGAGTCTGATTCATGTAAGATTTTTTCTATTGTTATGGCTGTTTATAATAATGAAGATTATTTGGTTGATGCTATTGATTCTTTGACGGTTCAGAGTTTTGGTTTTGAGCATAATGTGGAGCTTATTATTGTGGATGATGGAAGTACGGATGATTCTCTTAAAGTAGCGCAGGAGTATCAAGTTAGGTATCCGGATAATATTAAAGTTTTGTCTAAAAAGAATGGTGGGCAGGCGAGTGCGCGTAATCTGGGTTTAAAGCATGTTCGTGGTTCTTTTGTGAATTTTATGGATAGTGATGATAAGTTGTCTCCAGGTACTCTTCAGGCGGTTTATGATTTCATATGCTGTAATGAGGATTCTGGTGTGGATGTTGTGTCTGTTCCGATTACTTTTTTTGATAATCAGGAAGGTTCGCATATTCTTAATTATAAGTATAGTCGTGAAAGGGTGATTGATCTTTTAAGTGAGCCTAATTATCCTCAGCTTTCAGCTTCATCAGCTTTTGTACGTAGGTGTGCGATTAAAGGTTTGGAGTTTGATGAGTGTTTGGTTAATTCTGAGGATGCGGTGTTTATTAATAAGATTCTTGTTAATAATCCTAAGTTAGGTGTGGTTAAAAATAATAATGCTAATTATTTGTATCGTAAGCGTTTTGATGAGTCTTCTACTATTGATAATTCTAAAAAAAAGAAAGGATTCTTCACAGATAGATTAAAATATTATTTCAAAGAACTTATAAACTATTCTATTAAAGAATGTGGGGAGGTTTTGGATTTTATTCAATATGTTTTAGTTTATGATATTCAATGGATGGTGAAAGTAGAAGATCTTGAATCAATTTTAAACAAAAATGAAATACAAGTATTTTGGAGGTATTTTATTGATGTTTTATCTTATTTGGATGAGGGTATTATAGGGTCTTATAAGAAATTGGATGGTAATGTTCGTGATTTTTTATTGGCTATTAAGAAATCTGATTTAAATGAGTATACTATTAAAGATTTGGAAATGGATGATAGGTTAGGAATTCATAGGTTTTATATTGATATTGTTAATTTAAAAAATAATGGTTGTTTGTGTATTTCTGGTCTTTTAATGAGTAATTTTAATCCAGATGATATTAAGATAAAAGCATTATGTCAGGGTGAGGAGTTTATTGCAGAAAGGTTTGTTTATCCTACACGTAAACCTTTGAAGTTTTTATCAATTGAATTTAAATATCCTTATGATTTTGATTTGGAAATACCATTAGATATGGTTAGGGATGAGGAGTTGAAGATTTGTGCTTTGAATAGTGAGGGGTCTTTTGATTTGCCTATAACTTTTGAAAAGCATGCGAGATTGTCTTTTAGTAGTAATTACATGGTTAAAAATGATGATATTGTTGTTTTTAAGGATAATAGGTTTTATGTAAGTAGTTATTCATTTTTTAAAATGTTGAAATTGGAGTATGCTTGTTTGATGAAGATATATCATGATAAAGGGCCTTATTTTACTTCTGCTTTGTGTTTTAGGTTGGTTTATGTTTTGTTGTATCCTTTTTTAAGAAATAAGGAGATTTGGTTGTTTATGGATAGACGTACAGCAGCTGATGATAATGCTGAACATTTATTTAAATATGCATCATCTATAAATGATAATGTTAAGAAGTATTTCACAGTTTCCGGGGATAGTAAGGATTATGGTCGTTTGAAGAGGGATTATGGTAATGTTTTACCTTTTTATTCTGTGAAGCAGAGGTTGGTTTATTTGTTTGCAGATAAGATAATTTCTTCACATCCTGATGAGAATATTTTAAATCCTTTTTATGGTAAGAATGGTGATTTGTATAGTGGTTTGATTACTTGTGATAAGTATTTTTTACAGCATGGTGTTACAAAGGATAATATTTCTAAATGGATTCGTAAATATGATAAGGATTTGTCTTTGATTTTAACAGTTTCTGATATTGAACGTGAATCATTTTTAGGAAAAGATTATAATTATCCAGATGAGGTTGTTCAGACTTTGGGTTTTCCTCGTTTTGATAAGTTGGAAAATAAGGATGTTAAAAAGCAGATTTTGATTATGCCTTCTTGGAGGGAGGATATTCAAAAAAATGAATTCCGTCTTAAAAAATCAAAATACTTCAAAGGATTAAACAGTTTATTAAATAATAAAGAATTGATTGAGTATTGTAAGAGTAATGGTTATAGGCTTGTTTTTAGGCCTCATCCGAATTTGTTTAAGTTTATTGATTTGTTTGATTTAAATGATGATATTATTGTAGAAGATGAAAAAACGTATAATTGTTTGTTTAATGAGTCTATGTTGCTTGTGACTGATTATTCTTCTGTTGCTTTTGATTTTGCTTATCTTAAAAAGCCTGTTGTTTATTATCAGTATTCTGATGATTATAATTTTGATTTGTCTGAAAGTTATTTTGATTATGAAACCATGGGTTTTGGAGAAGTTATTAAAAATGAAACTGATTTAATAAATTTAATTAAATCATATATAGATACTGATTGTAGTATGAAAGAAGTTTATAATCAAAGAGTTGATGATTTTTACAAATACACAGACAAGAAAAACTCCACAAGAGTCTACAACTGGATCCAAAAAAACTAA
- a CDS encoding DapH/DapD/GlmU-related protein encodes MESVSNIDQIENLENNSFVGKPEFVNSKVTFKGKGNLFFCERDVKLVNASIRFEGSNSLVYLSSTPNSQYPLNLQVYHDSVIFFGRDNNMTAPLNINVQEHQNLIIGDDCNIGSGTNIRTSFAYPLYSSKTKQRINFPGSVLIGDHVWLGHLAYISSGAILGSGSIIDNNSFVPPNYKISSNSFLSGNPVSVVQEDVFFTKDYLGAFNEASSENVNNYVSDVFMYEVIPNESLYFPKIDETLKSLNVDDSLDFIQKLFVYNKRKNRFTIL; translated from the coding sequence ATGGAATCTGTTAGTAATATTGATCAAATTGAAAATTTAGAAAATAATAGTTTTGTTGGCAAACCTGAATTTGTTAATTCTAAAGTTACTTTTAAAGGTAAAGGTAATTTATTTTTTTGTGAACGTGATGTTAAGTTAGTTAATGCATCTATACGTTTTGAAGGTAGTAATTCTTTAGTTTATCTTTCATCTACTCCAAATTCACAATATCCTTTAAATTTGCAGGTTTATCATGATTCAGTTATCTTTTTTGGTCGTGATAATAATATGACTGCTCCATTAAACATTAATGTTCAGGAACATCAAAATTTAATTATTGGAGATGATTGTAACATTGGAAGTGGTACTAATATTAGAACTTCTTTTGCTTATCCGTTATATTCATCTAAAACTAAGCAAAGAATTAATTTCCCAGGTTCTGTTCTTATTGGAGATCATGTTTGGTTAGGTCATTTAGCTTATATTTCATCAGGTGCTATTTTAGGTTCTGGTTCTATTATAGATAATAATTCTTTTGTTCCTCCTAATTATAAAATTAGTTCCAATTCTTTTTTAAGTGGCAATCCGGTTAGTGTTGTTCAAGAAGATGTTTTTTTCACTAAGGATTATTTAGGTGCTTTTAATGAGGCTTCTTCTGAAAATGTTAATAATTATGTAAGTGATGTTTTTATGTATGAAGTTATTCCAAATGAATCTCTTTATTTCCCTAAAATTGATGAAACATTAAAATCTTTAAATGTTGATGATTCTTTGGATTTTATTCAAAAATTATTTGTTTATAACAAAAGAAAAAATAGATTTACTATTTTGTAG
- a CDS encoding FkbM family methyltransferase — translation MTLKNKLFKNKKTLKNENISLKKEIEKLNQENNKLKNELISVNNKYHNLRYIRSNEKNASSFCSHEFIDYYFSDDFEEKFQKMVKNLPKESKDYFKWLLLRVLIVNFNGKESLFSDSELLNQKNWVKFEKNNVKDNKIGKYTFEGDYNLHGFIDLNLTDDEKEFLKNKDIIDAGAFTGDTAIPLSEITENQVYAFEPFEDSFELMVKNIKINEKNNICPVNKSLGDINGKRKLFLSKNNFQGITFDSELRNYDQELVVEETTIDSFVSENKLDVGLITVDVEGAEKNLLNGAVETIKSQKPVLFISIYHGVEDFFEIKPWIEELDLGYEFEIVKEQPWTFVADTVLKCKINNKNH, via the coding sequence ATGACACTTAAAAATAAACTATTCAAAAACAAAAAAACATTAAAAAATGAGAATATTAGTCTTAAAAAAGAAATTGAGAAATTAAATCAAGAGAATAATAAATTGAAAAATGAATTGATTTCTGTAAATAATAAGTATCATAATCTTCGTTATATAAGATCTAATGAAAAAAATGCTTCTAGTTTCTGTAGTCATGAATTTATAGATTATTATTTTAGTGATGATTTTGAAGAAAAATTTCAAAAAATGGTTAAAAATTTACCTAAAGAATCAAAAGATTATTTTAAATGGTTACTTTTAAGGGTTTTGATAGTTAATTTCAATGGGAAAGAAAGTTTATTTTCAGATTCTGAGTTATTAAATCAAAAAAATTGGGTAAAATTTGAAAAAAATAATGTAAAAGACAATAAAATAGGGAAATATACATTTGAAGGAGATTATAATTTACATGGATTCATTGATTTAAATTTAACTGATGATGAAAAAGAATTTCTTAAAAATAAGGATATTATTGATGCAGGTGCATTTACAGGAGATACTGCAATTCCTCTTTCTGAAATAACTGAGAATCAAGTTTATGCTTTCGAACCTTTTGAAGACTCTTTTGAATTGATGGTTAAAAATATTAAAATTAATGAAAAAAATAATATTTGTCCTGTTAATAAGTCTTTAGGTGATATTAATGGAAAAAGAAAATTATTTTTATCAAAAAATAATTTTCAAGGAATAACTTTTGATTCTGAATTAAGAAATTATGATCAGGAGTTAGTTGTTGAAGAAACTACTATCGATTCTTTTGTTAGTGAAAATAAATTGGATGTTGGTTTAATTACAGTAGATGTTGAAGGTGCTGAAAAAAATTTATTAAATGGTGCAGTTGAAACTATTAAAAGTCAAAAACCAGTTCTTTTTATTAGTATTTATCATGGTGTTGAAGATTTCTTTGAAATAAAACCATGGATTGAAGAATTAGATTTAGGTTATGAATTTGAAATTGTTAAAGAACAACCATGGACATTTGTTGCAGATACAGTTTTAAAATGTAAAATAAATAATAAAAATCATTAA
- a CDS encoding methyltransferase domain-containing protein: MHKSSHDKMNWFKNNYLNDDDFLDILDVGSLDTSGTNYNYKSIFNNSNWSYQGLDFEAGDNVDIVVDDIYNWYEVKDNCYDVVVSGQFFEHLGFFWLTMAEIDRVLRPGGFCCIIAPSGGPKHGDADDDCYRFYEDGMRALAKYVDFEVLHTSVNDDAKPWCDCCLVAKKTGSLATSENNLEKRMHNLENRLDDILDSIKK; the protein is encoded by the coding sequence ATGCATAAATCTAGTCATGATAAAATGAATTGGTTTAAAAATAATTATCTTAATGATGATGATTTTTTAGATATATTGGATGTTGGTTCTTTAGATACAAGTGGTACTAATTATAATTATAAATCTATTTTCAATAATTCTAATTGGAGTTATCAAGGTTTAGATTTTGAAGCTGGAGATAATGTAGATATTGTTGTAGATGATATTTATAATTGGTATGAGGTTAAGGATAATTGTTATGATGTTGTTGTTTCTGGTCAGTTTTTTGAGCATTTAGGTTTCTTTTGGCTTACTATGGCTGAAATTGATAGAGTTTTGAGACCTGGTGGTTTTTGTTGTATCATTGCTCCTAGTGGTGGACCTAAACATGGTGATGCAGATGATGACTGTTATCGTTTTTATGAAGATGGTATGAGAGCATTAGCTAAATATGTTGATTTTGAAGTTCTTCATACTTCTGTAAATGATGATGCTAAACCTTGGTGTGATTGTTGTCTTGTTGCTAAAAAAACAGGTTCTTTAGCAACTAGTGAAAATAATTTAGAAAAAAGAATGCATAATCTTGAAAATAGATTAGATGATATTTTGGATTCAATTAAGAAATAA
- a CDS encoding glycosyltransferase produces the protein MNENVEISVIIPIFNAEKYLDKCLDSIINQSFTNLEIICVNDGSTDGTLDILKEYSKKDARIKIINIENHGSGYARNIALDEVNGNYVSFIDADDWVDLNFYEILHEFIVNNGKVDMLFFQIINYINSSGNLVETELYNHECLRKYDGTIFTPEECEDDLFKIPVCPISKLYKTSFLKDNNIHFPIDLIFEDNVFFYNAFFHANKLGFIKKHFYYRRRHGNSITQVFNKKTFDIVEITNKILDIFIELNKYEILKKEVINHTFEMIMDWFLKSPLYLKNEFFSIIKSNYKGFNELKEDFRNNLNDEFKKIFKISLESEDYIDFITKFKLFNLEYDVIDSVKKNYKLSVIIPTYNTGNILHRTMNSIENQTIGFENIEVVIVDDCSNNETIEIINQYSKLDNVKVIYFNSNTGASGIPRNIGIKESSADYIMFLDHDDFFKHDALEELYGYIINNNCDLVFGTYSTITDGKLFDVYYPNEKNGYFKSILDNERLVAFPAPSIWTKLFKKSVVVENNILFPPILGEDAIFLFKFLLNSKGIYYLNNSLICYHDLNKKSTTNNVSFNYLMEGLSAEKYLLDIFDSIDKEYYFKYRLEGNLNFFLSQFFKSNLSENELNDILPLFYWFTEKGNYYNLTPREFKNKLLFNSLLQKDQFSIFELLKNDGCVGEDNNAYDNNDFEKFVIDIENKLDVLEETLEDSYLKIEMLKKELLHEKIENNELNYKMNSFKNLFLEYKELHDKNIFNKFLKIFK, from the coding sequence ATGAATGAGAATGTTGAAATTTCAGTTATTATTCCAATTTTTAATGCTGAAAAATATTTAGATAAATGTTTGGATTCTATTATAAATCAATCATTCACAAATTTGGAGATTATTTGTGTAAATGATGGATCTACTGATGGTACTTTAGATATTCTTAAGGAATATTCTAAAAAAGATGCTAGAATTAAAATAATCAATATAGAGAATCATGGTTCTGGATATGCAAGAAATATTGCATTGGATGAAGTGAATGGGAACTATGTTAGTTTTATTGATGCTGATGATTGGGTTGATTTAAACTTTTATGAAATATTACATGAATTTATTGTTAATAATGGGAAAGTAGATATGTTATTCTTTCAGATAATTAATTATATAAATTCTTCAGGTAACCTAGTTGAAACAGAGTTATACAATCATGAATGTCTTAGAAAGTATGATGGCACAATTTTCACACCTGAAGAATGTGAGGATGATTTATTTAAAATACCTGTTTGTCCTATTTCTAAATTATATAAAACCAGTTTTTTAAAAGATAATAATATTCACTTTCCAATTGATTTGATTTTTGAAGATAATGTTTTTTTTTATAATGCTTTTTTTCATGCTAATAAATTAGGTTTTATTAAGAAACATTTTTATTATCGCAGAAGACATGGAAACTCTATAACTCAAGTTTTTAATAAAAAAACATTTGACATTGTTGAAATTACTAATAAAATATTGGATATTTTTATTGAATTAAATAAATATGAAATTTTAAAAAAAGAAGTAATTAATCATACTTTTGAAATGATTATGGATTGGTTTTTGAAATCTCCATTATATCTTAAAAACGAGTTTTTTTCGATAATTAAATCTAATTATAAAGGTTTCAATGAACTTAAAGAAGATTTTAGAAATAATTTAAATGATGAATTTAAAAAAATTTTTAAGATAAGTTTGGAGTCTGAAGATTATATAGATTTTATAACTAAATTTAAGCTTTTTAATTTAGAATATGATGTTATTGATTCAGTTAAAAAAAATTATAAACTTAGTGTGATTATTCCAACATATAATACTGGCAATATTCTTCATAGAACTATGAATTCTATAGAAAATCAAACTATTGGTTTTGAAAATATTGAAGTTGTAATTGTTGATGATTGTTCTAACAATGAAACTATTGAAATTATTAATCAATATTCTAAATTAGATAATGTTAAAGTAATTTATTTTAATTCAAATACTGGAGCTTCAGGAATTCCAAGAAATATAGGTATAAAAGAATCATCTGCAGATTATATCATGTTTTTAGACCATGATGATTTTTTTAAACATGATGCTTTAGAAGAGTTATATGGTTATATAATAAATAATAATTGTGATTTGGTATTTGGAACTTATAGTACGATTACTGATGGGAAATTATTTGATGTTTATTATCCTAATGAAAAAAATGGTTATTTTAAATCTATTTTGGATAATGAAAGGTTAGTTGCATTTCCAGCACCATCTATTTGGACAAAATTATTTAAAAAAAGTGTTGTTGTTGAAAATAATATATTATTTCCTCCAATTTTAGGTGAAGATGCAATATTTTTGTTTAAATTTTTATTAAATTCAAAAGGAATCTATTATTTAAATAATTCTTTAATTTGTTATCATGATTTAAATAAAAAATCAACTACTAATAATGTCTCATTTAATTATTTGATGGAAGGTTTATCTGCTGAAAAATATTTATTGGATATTTTTGACAGTATTGATAAAGAATATTACTTTAAATATAGGTTAGAAGGTAATTTAAATTTCTTTTTATCTCAATTTTTTAAAAGTAATTTAAGTGAAAATGAATTAAATGATATTTTACCATTATTCTATTGGTTTACTGAAAAAGGAAATTATTATAATTTAACTCCAAGGGAATTTAAAAATAAGCTTTTATTTAATTCACTTCTTCAAAAAGATCAATTTTCTATATTTGAACTTCTAAAAAATGATGGTTGTGTGGGGGAGGATAATAATGCATATGATAATAATGATTTTGAAAAATTCGTTATTGATATAGAAAATAAACTTGATGTTTTAGAAGAAACACTTGAAGATTCATATTTAAAAATAGAAATGCTTAAAAAAGAATTATTGCATGAAAAGATAGAAAATAATGAGTTAAATTATAAAATGAATTCATTTAAAAATTTATTCTTAGAATATAAAGAATTACATGATAAAAATATTTTTAATAAATTTTTAAAGATTTTTAAATGA
- a CDS encoding glycosyltransferase, whose amino-acid sequence MKKILYVLHSGVTGGTFLTNKDLMKNVNYNFDVFLLTAEVDVLKFYHYVNDKLVLIKEYERKYMWSAKDFHNNWLSYIYFDILNEYHIDIIHVRHLINHSFDLPKIAKKLDIPVVLSFHDFYFICPFYVLLNENNDYCGGVCNNNLDNCYNPLKSLDDINSKKLIELWRKNVFEMFQYVDYFVTTSSIVKNLFLKIYPNMNEEHFKVIEHGRDFLKFSKGCNEIPCENKPIKIVCPANHLNIMKGSELIKSIKKEDKNNRLEFHFLGNCHDGIENYGINHGTFERDEFFKKIEEIKPSFIGIFSIWPETFCHTLTEAWSCGIPVIGSNIGVIQDRIIKEKGGWLIDISNPKKAYDKIINIAEDKEEYTKVQENIKNISFKTTLEMSGEYLDVYNDLLF is encoded by the coding sequence ATGAAAAAAATATTATATGTTTTGCATTCTGGAGTTACTGGAGGTACATTTCTTACAAATAAAGATTTGATGAAAAATGTTAATTATAATTTTGATGTATTTTTATTAACTGCTGAAGTTGATGTTTTAAAATTTTATCATTATGTTAATGATAAATTAGTTCTAATTAAAGAATATGAAAGAAAATATATGTGGTCTGCAAAAGATTTTCATAATAATTGGCTTTCATATATTTATTTTGATATTTTAAATGAATATCATATTGATATTATTCATGTGAGACATTTGATTAATCATAGTTTTGATTTGCCTAAAATTGCTAAAAAATTAGACATTCCTGTAGTTTTATCTTTTCATGATTTTTATTTTATATGTCCATTTTATGTTTTATTAAATGAAAATAATGATTATTGTGGAGGAGTGTGTAATAATAATTTGGATAACTGTTATAATCCATTAAAATCTTTAGATGATATTAATTCTAAGAAATTAATTGAGTTATGGAGAAAAAATGTATTTGAAATGTTTCAATATGTTGATTATTTTGTTACAACATCTAGCATTGTAAAAAATCTTTTTTTAAAAATTTATCCAAACATGAACGAAGAACACTTTAAAGTTATTGAACATGGTAGGGACTTTTTAAAATTTAGTAAGGGTTGTAATGAAATTCCTTGTGAAAATAAACCTATTAAAATAGTATGTCCTGCTAATCATCTTAATATCATGAAAGGTTCTGAGTTAATTAAAAGTATTAAAAAAGAAGATAAAAATAATCGTTTAGAGTTTCATTTTTTAGGTAATTGTCATGATGGTATTGAAAATTATGGTATAAATCATGGAACATTTGAAAGAGATGAATTTTTTAAAAAAATTGAAGAAATAAAACCTTCATTTATAGGAATATTTTCAATTTGGCCAGAAACATTTTGCCATACATTAACTGAGGCATGGAGTTGTGGAATTCCAGTTATTGGAAGTAATATTGGAGTCATACAAGATAGAATTATAAAAGAAAAAGGCGGTTGGTTAATAGATATTTCTAATCCTAAAAAAGCTTATGATAAGATAATAAATATTGCTGAAGATAAAGAGGAATATACTAAAGTTCAGGAAAATATTAAAAATATTTCTTTTAAAACAACTTTAGAAATGTCTGGTGAATATTTAGATGTCTATAATGATTTGTTATTTTGA
- a CDS encoding class I SAM-dependent methyltransferase: MHKSSFQSMELFKNKYLDNKKQLKILDIGSYDSSDTSYNYGRFLKEDNWEYVGMDIQKGPNVDLVVSDIYNWIEIEDNSFDVVVSGQAFEHMEFFWKAIKEIERILKPGGLCCIIAPSSGPVHKNPYDCFRFKEGGMRSIANYAGLNVLECYINDDEISNPWYDGVLIAKKKNNYSKNNLYERMDILEDKFNLILKELNR; encoded by the coding sequence ATGCATAAAAGTTCGTTTCAATCAATGGAATTATTTAAAAATAAATATTTGGATAATAAGAAACAGTTAAAGATTTTAGATATAGGGTCTTATGATTCTAGTGATACTTCTTATAATTATGGGAGATTTTTAAAAGAAGATAATTGGGAATATGTAGGTATGGATATTCAAAAAGGTCCTAATGTAGATTTAGTTGTTTCTGATATTTATAATTGGATTGAAATTGAGGATAATTCTTTTGATGTTGTTGTTTCTGGTCAAGCTTTTGAACATATGGAGTTTTTCTGGAAAGCAATTAAAGAAATAGAAAGAATTTTAAAACCAGGTGGTTTATGTTGTATTATTGCACCTAGTTCTGGTCCAGTTCATAAAAATCCTTATGATTGTTTTAGATTTAAAGAAGGGGGCATGAGGTCAATAGCAAATTATGCTGGATTAAATGTATTGGAATGTTATATAAATGATGATGAAATTTCTAATCCATGGTATGATGGTGTTTTAATAGCTAAAAAGAAAAATAACTATTCTAAAAATAATTTATATGAAAGAATGGATATTTTGGAAGATAAATTTAATTTAATTTTAAAGGAGTTAAATAGGTGA